One segment of Streptomyces sp. NBC_00576 DNA contains the following:
- a CDS encoding GntR family transcriptional regulator — MAEQLTGLADDRALLGRTSTAERVSDILRSRIADGYFPPGTRLSEDSIGGALGVSRNTLREAFRLLTHERLLIHELNRGVFVRVLTVEDVEDIYRTRALVECAVVRGLGEPPYALENLAAAVEEGQQAARDGDWKGLGTANIHFHGELVALAGSARTDELMRSVFAELRLAFHVVEDPRRLHEPYLARNQQILQALQTGDRERAEGLLSVYLDDSLKRVVEVYRRRVGENG, encoded by the coding sequence ATGGCAGAGCAGCTGACGGGACTGGCCGACGACCGCGCGCTCCTCGGACGCACCAGCACCGCCGAGCGGGTGTCGGACATCCTCAGAAGCCGTATCGCCGACGGGTACTTCCCGCCCGGGACCCGGCTCTCCGAGGACAGCATCGGCGGCGCCCTCGGCGTCTCCCGCAACACGTTGCGCGAGGCGTTCCGGCTGCTCACGCACGAACGCCTGCTGATCCACGAGCTCAACCGAGGCGTCTTCGTCCGGGTCCTCACGGTCGAGGACGTCGAGGACATCTACCGCACCCGCGCCCTCGTCGAGTGCGCCGTGGTGCGCGGTCTCGGCGAGCCGCCGTACGCCCTGGAGAACCTCGCCGCGGCCGTCGAGGAAGGGCAGCAGGCGGCGCGCGACGGTGACTGGAAAGGGCTGGGTACGGCCAACATCCACTTCCACGGCGAACTCGTCGCGCTGGCCGGCAGCGCCCGCACCGACGAACTGATGCGCAGCGTCTTCGCCGAACTGCGCCTCGCCTTCCACGTCGTGGAAGACCCGCGGCGCCTGCACGAGCCCTATCTCGCGCGCAACCAGCAGATACTGCAAGCCCTCCAGACGGGTGATCGGGAGCGTGCCGAGGGGCTGCTTTCGGTCTATCTCGACGATTCGCTCAAGCGCGTCGTCGAGGTCTACCGGCGGCGGGTCGGCGAGAACGGGTAG
- a CDS encoding GMC family oxidoreductase, whose translation MNTDEFDYVVVGGGTAGNVVAARLSEDPAVTVCVLEAGPSDVGDDDVLRLERWMGLLESGYDWDYPVEPQTSGNSFMRHARAKVLGGCSSHNSCIAFWAPAEDLDDWSAAGCTGWSAADLFPLYRRLETNDGPGDHHGRTGPVKLRTLKSEDPCGSALLEACAQAGIPTTPFNTGETVVRGANWFQINSDENNIRQSSSVAYLHPVMGRRPNLEVRTGVRAKRLVLDGRRCVGAEYLDPDLIHTRTVRARREVIVSCGAIDTPKLLMLSGIGPAEQLREVGVEVVVDSAGVGENLQDHPEGVIMWDAKQPMTTASSQWWEAGIFYDTEPGLDRPDLMFHYGSVPFDMNTARWGYPTSENAFCLTPNVTRAKSRGTVKLRSRDYRDKPKVDPRYFTHEHDARVMTYGLKLARRIAAQPALSGWAGAELAPGPDVRTDEELLDYIRKTHNTVYHPACTVKMGAEDDASAPLDARLRVKGVTGLRVADGSVMPDLVSVNPCITTMMIGEKCADLLKEDA comes from the coding sequence ATGAACACTGACGAGTTCGACTATGTGGTGGTGGGCGGTGGCACCGCGGGCAACGTGGTGGCGGCAAGGCTCTCGGAGGACCCGGCCGTCACGGTGTGCGTGCTGGAAGCGGGCCCGAGCGACGTCGGCGACGACGACGTCCTCAGACTCGAGCGCTGGATGGGCCTGCTGGAGTCCGGCTACGACTGGGACTACCCGGTCGAGCCGCAGACCAGCGGCAACAGCTTCATGCGGCACGCCCGCGCGAAGGTGCTCGGCGGCTGCTCGTCCCACAACTCCTGCATCGCCTTCTGGGCCCCGGCCGAGGATCTCGACGACTGGTCGGCGGCAGGCTGTACGGGCTGGAGCGCAGCCGACCTCTTCCCGCTCTACCGGCGTCTGGAGACCAACGACGGCCCTGGCGACCACCACGGCCGCACCGGCCCGGTGAAGCTCCGTACGCTGAAGAGCGAGGACCCGTGCGGCAGCGCCCTCCTGGAAGCGTGCGCGCAGGCCGGCATCCCGACCACCCCCTTCAACACCGGCGAGACGGTGGTCCGCGGAGCCAACTGGTTCCAGATCAACTCCGACGAGAACAACATCCGCCAGTCGTCCTCCGTCGCCTATCTCCACCCTGTCATGGGCAGACGGCCGAACCTTGAGGTACGGACGGGGGTGCGGGCGAAGCGGCTCGTGCTCGACGGGCGCCGGTGCGTGGGCGCCGAGTACCTCGACCCGGATCTCATCCACACCAGGACCGTACGGGCGCGCCGCGAGGTCATCGTGTCGTGCGGTGCGATCGACACCCCGAAGCTGCTGATGCTGTCCGGTATCGGACCGGCCGAGCAGTTGCGCGAGGTCGGCGTCGAGGTGGTCGTGGACTCGGCGGGCGTCGGCGAGAACCTGCAGGACCACCCCGAGGGCGTCATCATGTGGGACGCCAAGCAGCCGATGACCACGGCATCCAGTCAGTGGTGGGAGGCAGGCATCTTCTACGACACCGAACCGGGCCTGGACCGGCCCGACCTGATGTTCCACTACGGCTCGGTGCCGTTCGACATGAACACGGCTCGTTGGGGCTATCCGACCTCGGAGAACGCGTTCTGTCTCACTCCCAACGTGACCCGGGCGAAGTCTCGGGGCACGGTGAAGCTGCGCAGCCGCGACTACCGGGACAAGCCGAAGGTCGATCCGCGGTATTTCACGCACGAGCACGACGCGCGCGTGATGACGTACGGACTGAAGCTGGCGCGCCGGATCGCCGCCCAGCCCGCGCTGAGCGGCTGGGCGGGGGCGGAACTGGCCCCCGGGCCGGATGTCCGGACGGACGAGGAGCTGCTGGACTACATCCGCAAGACCCACAACACCGTCTACCACCCGGCCTGCACTGTGAAGATGGGCGCGGAGGACGACGCCTCGGCGCCGCTGGACGCACGGCTGCGCGTCAAGGGGGTCACGGGGTTGCGGGTTGCCGACGGGTCGGTGATGCCGGATCTGGTGTCGGTGAATCCGTGCATCACGACGATGATGATCGGCGAGAAGTGCGCTGACCTTTTGAAAGAGGATGCCTAG